Proteins from one Catenuloplanes atrovinosus genomic window:
- the eccD gene encoding type VII secretion integral membrane protein EccD: MEERTKHRIAAPVRLRFVLGSHGADLALPGEVPLGDLLPVILTRMHPESADHGTEHDGWVVQRLGQPPLDEDRTAVELNLVDGETVYLRPRADHLPPIDFDDLVDGVGEQVRRHPHRWSVARTRFMLLVMATLVLLCGAAVLTTEGPALTRCLVAVGAAILLLLAAGVVSRAIRDTAAGTALAVVAAVYAAVAGWTVAMAAAPAAGLAVPVSLAALAAMLALAAGLTAVSDSGLVFVAVMLCCAVTALPAMIAAISGVTQQSAAAIGLSVSLIVAILLPAAAFRLGGLALPMLPGKPEELSEDIDPAPHVVVVERGAVGVRYLAALSIGLGVAQMLLGGVLVLPGGGWEAIMGALVAALLFMRARHVDGMVPRWATMVPAAALVLFVLHRLALDQTAPVRAAVLVPSLIAYGGALLALSVMLPGRRLRPYWGRAVDIAEILVATALLPVLGAVLGVYQMVRAWAS, from the coding sequence ATGGAAGAGCGGACCAAGCATCGCATAGCGGCGCCGGTGAGGCTACGGTTCGTGCTCGGGTCACACGGCGCCGACCTCGCCTTGCCGGGCGAGGTGCCGCTCGGCGACCTGTTGCCGGTGATCCTGACGCGGATGCATCCGGAGTCGGCCGACCACGGCACCGAGCACGACGGCTGGGTGGTGCAGCGCCTCGGGCAGCCACCGCTGGACGAGGACCGTACCGCCGTGGAACTCAACCTGGTCGACGGCGAGACCGTGTACCTGCGGCCGCGCGCGGATCACCTGCCACCGATCGATTTCGACGATCTCGTCGACGGCGTCGGTGAGCAGGTGCGCCGGCATCCACATCGCTGGTCGGTGGCGCGGACGAGGTTCATGCTGCTGGTGATGGCCACGCTGGTGCTGCTGTGCGGCGCGGCGGTCCTCACCACCGAGGGCCCGGCGCTGACCCGGTGCCTGGTGGCGGTGGGCGCGGCGATCCTGCTACTGCTGGCGGCCGGCGTGGTGAGCCGGGCGATCCGGGACACGGCGGCCGGCACGGCCCTGGCCGTCGTCGCGGCCGTGTACGCGGCGGTCGCCGGCTGGACCGTCGCGATGGCGGCCGCACCGGCCGCCGGCCTTGCCGTGCCGGTGTCCCTGGCGGCGCTCGCCGCGATGCTGGCCCTGGCCGCGGGCCTGACCGCGGTCTCCGACTCGGGGCTGGTCTTCGTCGCGGTCATGCTGTGCTGCGCGGTCACCGCGCTGCCGGCGATGATCGCGGCGATCAGCGGCGTGACGCAGCAGAGCGCCGCGGCGATCGGGCTGTCCGTCAGCCTGATCGTGGCGATCCTGTTGCCGGCCGCGGCGTTCCGGCTGGGCGGACTGGCGCTGCCGATGCTGCCGGGCAAACCGGAGGAGCTCAGCGAGGACATCGACCCGGCTCCGCACGTCGTGGTCGTGGAGCGCGGTGCGGTGGGCGTGCGGTATCTCGCGGCGCTGTCCATCGGCCTCGGTGTCGCGCAGATGCTGCTCGGCGGGGTACTGGTGCTGCCCGGTGGCGGCTGGGAAGCGATCATGGGGGCCCTGGTGGCGGCGCTGCTGTTCATGCGAGCGCGGCACGTGGACGGCATGGTGCCCCGGTGGGCGACCATGGTCCCGGCGGCGGCGCTGGTGCTGTTCGTGCTCCACCGCCTCGCGCTGGACCAGACGGCGCCGGTGCGCGCGGCGGTGCTGGTGCCGAGCCTGATCGCCTATGGCGGCGCGCTGCTGGCGCTGAGCGTGATGCTTCCCGGCCGCCGGCTTCGCCCGTACTGGGGCCGGGCGGTGGACATCGCGGAGATCCTGGTGGCGACCGCGCTGCTGCCGGTGCTCGGGGCGGTGCTGGGCGTCTATCAGATGGTCCGGGCCTGGGCGAGCTGA
- a CDS encoding WXG100 family type VII secretion target, which translates to MYDGTMTYNYPVLEQGVENMRSVNRTILALVDQLRGETATALGSWEGEAASSYAQRAANIQANIADMGVIVDQLQMEVQRSAEAMRDQDRAGGQALAG; encoded by the coding sequence GTGTACGACGGCACCATGACCTACAACTACCCCGTGCTGGAGCAGGGGGTGGAGAACATGCGCAGCGTCAACCGCACCATTCTGGCCCTGGTGGACCAACTCCGGGGCGAGACCGCCACCGCTCTGGGGTCATGGGAGGGCGAGGCCGCGAGCAGCTACGCGCAGCGCGCCGCGAACATCCAGGCCAACATCGCCGACATGGGCGTGATCGTGGACCAGCTCCAGATGGAGGTGCAGAGGTCCGCGGAGGCGATGCGCGATCAGGACCGTGCCGGCGGGCAGGCCCTGGCCGGCTGA
- the eccCa gene encoding type VII secretion protein EccCa — translation MGTVVFTRKPRRTGPTPPADEITLQEPPVVPEPAERGISAVLMYAPMGIASLAMVLMFLRPNAGALAYVGVSLMVISSVGMAIVPLIRAAGQHKHRLNGERRDYLRYLGQTRRRVRAALAEERRAARWQHPDPGSLWSMALSQRLWERRPAHDDFGEIRVGLGTRRSTLRLLPPQSKPVEELEPLAAHALRRFLRAYSTLHDAPIALYLRGFCRIQFQGRPGCVRALLRAMLCQAVVAHAPGEVRVLLAVSPATRDAWDWAKWLPHAQDDAAPEVSGTRRLLADDIAGTEELLVAAGLPDRPGFEPDTPVTGPEPLVLIVVDGQTVPAGHRMAVEGYRNVLVFDAGGAMTWEARPHTLYLEVDEQELRTVTFDHLGKTTTSRLCRPDRMSVRAATTLARSMARYRLGQGGGADEPLDTHYDLAGLLRLGDLEEFDPDGYRSDRSAGGRLRVPIGISTTGTPIELDLKEAAEGGMGPHGMLIGATGSGKSELLRTLVLALAAAHSSEELNLVLVDFKGGAAFLGFDRLPHTSAVITNLADELHLVDRMQDALAGELTRRQEHLRAAGNYASRRDYERARADGTPLEPMPALLIVVDEFTEMLTSKPEFIDVFAMIGRLGRSLGVHLLLASQRLDEGRIHQIESHLSYRIGLRTFSAMESRSVLGVPDAYELPNVPGNGYLRPDTQTLIRFKAAYSSGPYRPPSRHRRRLVQGSLASFNAANTPPSEIADPDPEPEEAETPGERPPILADVLLDRLRGHGPGAHQVWLPPLKESATLERLLPPLADHPRLGLRPVGEYDTSRLTVPVGLVDIPAQQRRELLVASLGGARGNVGVVGGPQSGKSTLIRTLICALALTHTAEEVQFYCLDFGGGGLTSLARLPHVGSVAGRLDRDRVNRTVLEMTSLLARREQLFTEHGIDSIDSYRRMRRDGLLRDKDPYGDVFLVVDGWYTARQDFAELDDRFGELAARGLGFGIHLVVSSGRWSEIRPWLRDVLGTRFELRLGDPVDSEVNSRAAATVPPIPGRGITTDRLHFLTALPRIDGYGGVEDIAEATAELVAALDTPTAPRAPRVHLLPDQLRAGELPRPGSPSREADVHVPIGIDDVRLEPYWHDFDTNPHLLIFGDTETGKTNLLRHIARSVARHYPPGEARVVFGDFRRELHDAIPEPHQIGYSMAAERLAATMQEAASVLQSRVPGPEIAPSRLPRRDWWTGGRLFIIIDDFELIEGGQSPLQPLLPLLPQGADIGLHLIIARGTAGASRAMANPVIRRAWELGTPAMLFSCPREEGAFLGSLKPRTLPAGRAQYINRRRAVRLVQTPISEAPPVAEG, via the coding sequence GTGGGCACGGTCGTGTTCACCCGCAAACCACGCCGCACGGGACCCACGCCACCGGCCGACGAGATCACGTTGCAGGAACCTCCCGTCGTACCGGAGCCCGCCGAGCGCGGCATCAGCGCCGTGCTCATGTACGCCCCGATGGGCATCGCCTCGCTCGCGATGGTCCTGATGTTCCTGCGCCCGAACGCCGGAGCACTCGCCTACGTCGGCGTCTCGCTCATGGTCATCTCGTCGGTCGGCATGGCGATCGTGCCGCTGATCCGCGCCGCCGGGCAGCACAAGCACCGGCTCAACGGCGAGCGCCGCGACTACCTGCGCTATCTGGGCCAGACCCGCCGCAGGGTACGGGCCGCGCTGGCCGAGGAGCGCCGGGCGGCCCGATGGCAGCACCCGGACCCCGGCTCGCTGTGGTCGATGGCGCTCAGCCAGCGGCTCTGGGAGCGCCGGCCCGCGCACGACGACTTCGGTGAGATCCGGGTGGGTCTGGGCACCCGCCGTTCCACGCTGCGGCTGCTGCCACCGCAGAGCAAACCGGTCGAGGAACTGGAGCCGCTGGCCGCACACGCCCTGCGCCGTTTCCTGCGCGCCTATTCGACGCTGCACGACGCGCCGATCGCCCTGTACCTGCGCGGGTTCTGCCGTATTCAGTTCCAGGGGCGGCCGGGCTGCGTACGCGCCCTGCTACGTGCGATGCTGTGTCAGGCGGTCGTCGCCCACGCCCCGGGTGAGGTGCGGGTGCTGCTGGCCGTCTCCCCCGCCACCCGGGACGCCTGGGACTGGGCGAAGTGGTTGCCGCACGCGCAGGACGACGCCGCACCTGAGGTGAGCGGCACCCGGCGGCTGCTCGCCGACGACATCGCCGGCACGGAGGAGCTGCTGGTCGCGGCGGGACTGCCGGACCGGCCCGGTTTCGAGCCGGATACCCCGGTCACCGGACCGGAGCCGCTCGTGCTGATCGTGGTGGACGGGCAGACCGTGCCCGCCGGTCACCGGATGGCCGTCGAGGGGTACCGCAACGTCCTCGTGTTCGACGCCGGTGGAGCCATGACCTGGGAGGCCCGCCCGCACACGCTGTATCTCGAGGTCGACGAGCAGGAGCTGCGTACCGTCACGTTCGACCACCTCGGCAAGACCACGACCAGCCGGCTGTGCCGCCCCGACCGGATGAGCGTGCGGGCCGCGACCACTCTGGCCCGGTCGATGGCCCGGTACCGCCTCGGCCAGGGCGGTGGCGCCGACGAGCCGCTGGACACCCATTACGACCTGGCCGGCCTGCTGCGCCTGGGCGACCTGGAGGAGTTCGACCCGGACGGCTACCGGTCCGACCGGTCCGCCGGCGGGCGACTGCGGGTGCCGATCGGCATCTCGACCACGGGTACCCCGATCGAACTCGATCTGAAGGAGGCCGCCGAGGGTGGCATGGGCCCGCACGGCATGCTGATCGGCGCCACCGGTTCGGGCAAGAGCGAGCTGCTGCGGACGCTGGTGCTGGCGCTGGCGGCCGCGCACTCCTCGGAGGAGCTCAACCTCGTGCTGGTGGACTTCAAGGGCGGTGCCGCGTTCCTCGGCTTCGACCGGCTGCCGCACACCTCCGCCGTGATCACGAACCTCGCGGACGAGCTGCACCTCGTCGACCGCATGCAGGACGCGCTCGCCGGCGAGCTGACCCGGCGGCAGGAACACCTGCGCGCGGCCGGGAACTACGCCTCGCGCCGGGACTACGAACGGGCGCGCGCGGATGGCACCCCGCTGGAACCGATGCCGGCCCTGCTCATCGTGGTCGACGAGTTCACCGAGATGCTGACCAGCAAGCCCGAGTTCATCGACGTGTTCGCCATGATCGGCCGGTTGGGCCGAAGCCTCGGCGTCCACCTGCTGCTCGCCAGCCAGCGCCTCGACGAGGGACGCATCCACCAGATCGAGTCGCACCTGTCGTACCGCATCGGCCTGCGCACGTTCTCCGCCATGGAGAGCCGCAGCGTGCTCGGCGTACCCGACGCCTACGAACTGCCCAACGTTCCGGGCAACGGCTACCTGCGGCCGGACACTCAGACGCTGATCAGGTTCAAGGCCGCCTACTCCTCCGGACCCTACCGGCCGCCGAGCCGGCACCGGCGCCGGCTGGTACAGGGCTCGCTGGCCTCGTTCAACGCCGCGAACACGCCGCCGTCGGAGATCGCCGATCCGGACCCCGAGCCGGAGGAGGCCGAGACGCCGGGCGAGAGGCCACCCATTCTCGCGGACGTGCTTCTGGACCGGCTCCGCGGCCACGGCCCCGGCGCCCATCAGGTGTGGCTGCCGCCGTTGAAGGAGAGCGCCACGCTGGAACGGCTGCTGCCGCCGCTGGCCGATCATCCCCGGCTGGGGCTGCGACCGGTCGGGGAGTATGACACCAGCCGGCTCACCGTGCCCGTCGGCCTGGTCGACATCCCCGCCCAGCAGCGCCGGGAACTGCTGGTCGCCTCGCTCGGTGGCGCGCGCGGCAATGTCGGCGTGGTCGGCGGCCCGCAGAGCGGCAAGAGCACGCTGATCCGCACGCTCATCTGCGCGCTGGCGCTCACCCACACGGCCGAGGAGGTGCAGTTCTACTGCCTCGACTTCGGCGGTGGCGGCCTGACGTCCCTGGCGCGGCTGCCGCATGTCGGCAGCGTGGCGGGCCGGCTGGACCGGGACCGGGTCAACCGCACCGTACTGGAGATGACCAGCCTGCTCGCCCGCCGCGAGCAACTGTTCACCGAGCACGGCATCGACTCCATCGACAGCTACCGCCGGATGCGGCGCGACGGCCTGCTCCGCGACAAGGACCCGTACGGAGACGTGTTCCTGGTCGTCGACGGCTGGTACACCGCCCGGCAGGACTTCGCCGAGCTGGACGACCGATTCGGTGAGCTCGCCGCGCGCGGTCTCGGCTTCGGCATCCACCTGGTGGTCTCCTCCGGCCGGTGGTCGGAGATCCGCCCGTGGTTGCGCGATGTGCTGGGCACCCGCTTCGAGCTACGCCTCGGCGACCCGGTCGACTCCGAGGTCAACAGCCGCGCGGCCGCCACCGTGCCACCGATCCCGGGCCGCGGCATCACCACCGACCGGTTGCACTTCCTCACCGCGCTTCCGCGCATCGACGGCTACGGCGGTGTCGAGGATATCGCCGAGGCCACCGCGGAGCTGGTCGCGGCGCTGGACACGCCCACGGCTCCGCGCGCCCCGCGCGTGCATCTGCTGCCGGACCAGTTGCGCGCCGGCGAGCTGCCGCGTCCGGGATCGCCGTCCCGGGAGGCCGACGTGCACGTACCGATCGGCATCGACGACGTCCGGCTCGAGCCGTACTGGCACGACTTCGACACCAACCCGCACTTGCTCATCTTCGGCGACACGGAGACCGGGAAGACGAATCTCCTGCGCCACATCGCCCGCTCGGTCGCACGGCACTACCCGCCCGGCGAGGCCCGCGTGGTCTTCGGCGACTTTCGCCGGGAGTTGCACGACGCCATCCCGGAGCCGCACCAGATCGGCTACTCGATGGCCGCCGAACGGCTCGCCGCCACCATGCAGGAGGCCGCGAGCGTCCTTCAGAGCCGGGTTCCGGGCCCCGAGATCGCACCGAGCCGGCTGCCTCGGCGGGACTGGTGGACCGGTGGACGACTGTTCATCATCATCGACGACTTCGAGCTCATCGAGGGCGGACAATCACCGTTGCAGCCGCTGCTGCCACTGCTGCCGCAGGGCGCCGACATCGGGCTGCACCTGATCATCGCGCGCGGCACCGCCGGCGCCTCCCGGGCGATGGCGAACCCGGTGATCCGGCGTGCCTGGGAGCTGGGAACCCCAGCCATGCTGTTCTCCTGCCCTCGGGAGGAGGGGGCGTTCCTGGGCTCGCTGAAGCCGCGCACGCTGCCGGCCGGGCGAGCCCAGTACATCAACCGCCGTCGTGCCGTCCGGCTGGTGCAGACGCCGATCTCCGAGGCGCCGCCGGTGGCCGAGGGCTGA
- the eccB gene encoding type VII secretion protein EccB, with protein sequence MQSRKDQVQAYFYVVGRLTSAVMHGRPDAYEPPNRRPVLGYVIGLLLALVIAGGFGIYGLFRPGGDSSWREPGVLIVVKETGARYLMVGGQLRPVLNYASARLVIGESAQFRVVSVSRSSLTQVTVGTPIGIPDAPDSLPAADKLYTGAWTLCAQPETAPASVLFLHEPPSLQPVADAEGFLVRAGQETYLVAQGRRYRLAAPEVTVALGYAAVEPIKVSAAWLNPIPAGRDLAFPQVDGRGQPGPELGGRGSVVGQVFEVRNQATGDVTLYLARGDGLVRLSRTVATLALADARIRTVYPDGAVAPLPLRADELAGTEVAASTEFVDPYPADPPRLGRPGPDDLPCVRYRPVDGTTGVTLMRTTRSAATGAVAVPRLTTAGTTVDRTVIPAGTGVLVRNRYAPGAVGALFLVCEYGLKYPLPGEAVSALGYGGVAPVDLPGELLSLVPSGPALDPETALTTRDGSR encoded by the coding sequence ATGCAGTCACGTAAGGATCAGGTACAGGCGTACTTCTACGTCGTCGGCCGGCTCACGTCGGCGGTCATGCACGGCAGGCCGGACGCGTACGAGCCGCCCAATCGGCGCCCGGTGCTGGGCTACGTCATCGGGCTGCTGCTCGCGTTGGTCATCGCCGGCGGATTCGGTATCTACGGACTGTTCCGGCCCGGCGGTGACTCGTCGTGGCGTGAGCCGGGCGTGCTGATCGTGGTGAAGGAGACCGGTGCCCGCTACCTGATGGTGGGCGGTCAGCTTCGTCCGGTGCTGAACTACGCGTCGGCGCGACTCGTGATCGGGGAGAGTGCGCAGTTCCGGGTGGTCAGCGTGTCGCGCAGCTCGCTCACGCAGGTGACGGTGGGCACGCCGATCGGCATTCCCGACGCACCAGACTCACTGCCGGCGGCGGACAAGCTCTACACCGGGGCGTGGACGCTCTGCGCGCAGCCGGAGACCGCGCCGGCCAGCGTGCTGTTCCTGCACGAACCGCCGTCGCTGCAACCGGTCGCGGACGCGGAGGGCTTCCTGGTACGCGCCGGCCAGGAGACGTATCTCGTCGCACAGGGCCGCCGGTACCGGCTCGCCGCCCCCGAGGTCACGGTCGCGCTCGGATACGCCGCCGTGGAGCCGATCAAGGTCTCCGCGGCCTGGCTGAATCCGATTCCCGCCGGCCGGGATCTGGCGTTCCCCCAGGTCGACGGGCGCGGGCAGCCGGGCCCGGAACTCGGTGGTCGCGGCAGCGTGGTGGGGCAGGTGTTCGAGGTACGCAATCAGGCCACCGGCGATGTCACGCTCTATCTCGCCCGGGGCGACGGGCTGGTGCGACTGAGCCGGACCGTCGCGACGCTCGCGCTGGCCGATGCGCGCATTCGGACGGTCTATCCGGACGGCGCGGTCGCACCGCTCCCGCTGCGCGCCGACGAACTGGCTGGGACCGAGGTCGCCGCGAGCACGGAGTTCGTCGACCCGTATCCGGCGGATCCGCCCCGGCTCGGCCGGCCCGGCCCCGACGACCTTCCCTGCGTCCGGTACCGCCCCGTTGACGGCACCACCGGCGTCACGCTGATGCGGACGACCCGGTCGGCCGCCACCGGCGCGGTGGCGGTGCCCCGGCTGACGACCGCGGGTACGACCGTGGACCGCACCGTCATCCCCGCGGGCACCGGTGTGCTGGTACGCAATCGCTATGCCCCCGGTGCCGTCGGGGCCCTTTTCCTGGTGTGTGAGTACGGGCTGAAGTATCCGCTTCCGGGCGAGGCCGTCTCCGCGCTCGGCTACGGCGGCGTCGCGCCGGTCGATCTCCCCGGCGAACTGTTGTCGCTCGTTCCCAGCGGTCCGGCCCTCGATCCGGAAACGGCTCTGACGACCCGTGACGGGAGTCGCTGA
- the mycP gene encoding type VII secretion-associated serine protease mycosin, producing MSGRRLACAAAAVVAAATVSWSPACAAEPSPLPSGDGCLPAPTTTETGVPWAQARLAPERAWELTRGDGVVVGIVDTGVDASTPQMAGRVLRGADLTTAAEDGAADDCFGHGTFIAGIIAAAPADGTGFAGVAPEARILPIRVANAADDGTAALLARGIRAAVDGGARVINISASTTTPEQSLVEAVAYAEAKDVVVVAAAANGADTGTMTAYPAALPTVLAVGAITSTGELATFSQTGPHLRLVAPGVDVASVGPRGPGHWEGSGTSYAVPFVAGTAALVRAYRPHLTAAQVRDRLTATADHPAAAMPDAGVGWGVVNPLAAVSAVLPEEDTPVASLPPMRVPRPDLPPHDAVGPRLTALAAGVTLAGTGLVAVTAVLWPAGRRRGWRPARTVRFRGRVSPRPPAAPRRSASAPAGRHDGG from the coding sequence GTGAGCGGCCGCCGGCTCGCGTGCGCGGCCGCGGCGGTTGTCGCGGCCGCGACCGTGTCGTGGTCACCGGCCTGCGCCGCGGAACCGTCGCCGCTGCCCTCCGGCGACGGCTGCCTGCCCGCGCCGACCACCACCGAGACCGGCGTGCCGTGGGCACAGGCCAGGCTGGCGCCCGAGCGGGCGTGGGAGCTCACCCGAGGCGACGGCGTAGTCGTCGGTATCGTCGACACCGGCGTCGACGCGTCCACGCCACAGATGGCCGGCCGGGTACTGCGCGGCGCCGACCTCACCACCGCCGCCGAGGACGGCGCTGCGGACGACTGCTTCGGCCACGGCACCTTCATCGCGGGCATCATCGCGGCGGCGCCGGCCGACGGCACCGGGTTCGCCGGCGTCGCCCCCGAGGCGCGCATCCTGCCGATCCGGGTGGCGAACGCCGCCGACGACGGTACGGCCGCGCTGCTGGCCCGGGGGATCCGCGCCGCGGTCGACGGCGGGGCCCGGGTCATCAACATCTCGGCGAGCACCACCACACCGGAGCAGTCGCTGGTCGAGGCCGTCGCCTACGCCGAGGCCAAGGACGTGGTCGTGGTCGCCGCCGCCGCGAACGGCGCGGACACGGGCACCATGACCGCGTATCCCGCCGCGCTTCCCACGGTGCTGGCCGTCGGCGCCATCACCTCGACCGGTGAACTCGCCACCTTCTCCCAGACCGGCCCGCATCTGCGCCTGGTCGCGCCCGGCGTGGACGTGGCCAGCGTCGGGCCGCGCGGTCCCGGGCACTGGGAGGGCAGCGGCACCAGCTACGCCGTTCCGTTCGTGGCCGGCACCGCCGCTCTGGTGCGTGCCTACCGGCCGCACCTCACCGCGGCCCAGGTCCGCGATCGTCTGACCGCGACCGCCGACCATCCGGCCGCCGCCATGCCCGATGCCGGCGTGGGCTGGGGGGTGGTGAACCCGCTCGCGGCAGTGTCGGCGGTGCTGCCGGAGGAGGACACGCCGGTCGCGTCGCTGCCGCCGATGCGCGTGCCGCGGCCGGATCTTCCGCCGCACGATGCGGTCGGGCCCCGGCTGACGGCGCTGGCAGCCGGGGTGACCCTCGCCGGGACCGGGCTCGTGGCGGTCACGGCGGTGTTGTGGCCGGCGGGCCGGCGCCGTGGCTGGCGCCCGGCCCGCACAGTGCGCTTTCGCGGCCGGGTCAGCCCTCGGCCACCGGCGGCGCCTCGGAGATCGGCGTCTGCACCAGCCGGACGGCACGACGGCGGTTGA
- a CDS encoding YbaB/EbfC family nucleoid-associated protein, whose translation MAETPDARAVGKGTLEEALALYMEEQRKLEEFQQRLDETTTMVESPNKVVSATFDGRGELVQLSFNNTKYRTMPPSELGALVTETISRGRQQAFATMDQLSGHQVMPGVGLGDLAQGKVDVTQVVNSMFAASFENLIPLLGGTADKTERPDAPRSRPGGTPPGTE comes from the coding sequence ATGGCTGAAACCCCGGATGCACGGGCGGTCGGCAAGGGGACGCTCGAGGAGGCACTGGCGCTGTACATGGAGGAACAGCGCAAGCTGGAGGAGTTCCAGCAGCGGCTCGACGAGACGACGACCATGGTGGAGTCGCCGAACAAGGTGGTCTCGGCGACGTTCGACGGCCGGGGCGAGCTGGTGCAGTTGTCGTTCAACAATACCAAGTACCGGACGATGCCGCCCTCCGAGCTGGGCGCGCTGGTCACCGAGACGATCTCACGCGGCCGGCAGCAGGCGTTCGCCACCATGGATCAGCTCAGCGGCCACCAGGTGATGCCGGGCGTCGGGCTCGGTGACCTCGCCCAGGGAAAGGTCGACGTGACCCAGGTGGTGAACTCGATGTTCGCCGCCAGCTTCGAGAACCTGATCCCGCTGCTGGGCGGCACGGCGGACAAGACCGAGCGGCCCGACGCGCCGCGATCCCGGCCGGGTGGCACGCCCCCGGGAACGGAGTAG